A DNA window from Brassica napus cultivar Da-Ae chromosome C1, Da-Ae, whole genome shotgun sequence contains the following coding sequences:
- the LOC125580183 gene encoding extensin-2-like, which translates to MRSPKIMGLGHCMVYVVVFSAIVAAAYPYESPPTTQKYPPVHKTKSPYQPKKNSPYYSAPPSPPPQYRRQGPKYTPHPKPYIYSSPPPPSYYSPSPKVEYKSPPPPYIYSSLPPPPYYSPSPEVDYKSPPPPPPYYSPSPKVEYKSPPPPYVYNSPPPPPYYSPSPKVEYKSPPPPYVYSSPPLPPYYSPSPKVDYKSPPPPYVYSSPPPPPYYSPSPKVDYKSPPPPYVYSSLPPPPYYSPSPEVDYKSPPPPPPYYSPSPKVEYNSPPPPYVYSSPPPPPYYSPSPKVEYKSPPPPYVYNSPPPPPYYFPSPKVDYKSPPPPYVYSSPPPPPYYSPSPKVYYKSPPPPYVYSSPPPPPYYSPSPKMVYKSPPPPYVYSSPPPPPYYSPSPKVNYKYPPPPYVYSSPPPPPYYSPSPKVNYKSPPPPYVYSSPPPPQFYSPSPKAEYKSPPPPYVYSSPPPPPYYSPSPKVDYKSPPPPYVYSSPPPPPYYSPSPKVYYKSPPPPPYVYKMPYY; encoded by the coding sequence ATGAGATCCCCAAAAATTATGGGATTAGGGCATTGCATGGTTTATGTTGTGGTCTTTAGCGCCATCGTAGCTGCAGCTTACCCTTATGAATCTCCCCCAACAACACAGAAATATCCCCCAGtccataaaaccaaatcaccATATCAACCCAAAAAGAATTCCCCATATTACTCGGCACCACCATCTCCTCCACCACAATATAGAAGACAAGGCCCTAAATATACACCACATCCAAAACCATATATCTACAGTTCCCCACCACCTCCGTCGTACTACTCTCCTTCCCCGAAGGTCGAATACAAATCTCCACCACCGCCTTACATCTACAGCTCTCTACCACCGCCACCATACTACTCTCCTTCCCCGGAGGTAGACTACAAGTCTCCACCACCACCCCCACCATACTACTCTCCTTCTCCGAAGGTAGAGTACAAGTCTCCACCACCTCCATACGTTTACAACtccccaccacctccaccatacTACTCTCCTTCACCAAAAGTAGAGTACAAATCTCCACCACCTCCATACGTCTACAGCTCCCCACCACTTCCACCATACTACTCTCCTTCCCCAAAAGTTGACTACaagtctccaccaccaccatacgtctacagctctccaccacctccaccatacTACTCTCCTTCCCCGAAGGTAGACTACAAGTCTCCACCACCGCCATACGTATACAGCTCTCTACCACCGCCACCATACTACTCTCCTTCCCCGGAGGTAGACTACAAGTCTCCACCACCACCCCCACCATACTACTCTCCTTCTCCTAAGGTCGAATACaattctccaccaccaccatacgtGTACAGCTCCCCACCACCTCCGCCATACTACTCTCCTTCTCCGAAGGTAGAGTACAAGTCTCCACCACCTCCATACGTCTACAACtccccaccacctccaccatacTACTTTCCTTCCCCAAAAGTTGACTACAAGTCTCCACCGCCACCATACGTCTACagctcaccaccaccaccaccatactactctcCTTCCCCGAAGGTATACTACAAGTCTCCGCCACCGCCATACGTATACAGCtccccaccacctccaccatacTACTCTCCTTCGCCAAAGATGGTCTACAAGTCTCCACCACCGCCATACGTCTACAGCtccccaccacctccaccatacTATTCTCCTTCCCCGAAGGTAAACTACAAatatccaccaccaccatacgtctacagctccccaccacctccaccatacTATTCTCCTTCCCCGAAGGTAAACTACAAGTCTCCACCACCGCCATACGTCTACAGCTCACCACCTCCTCCACAATTCTACTCTCCTTCCCCGAAGGCCGAATACAAGTCTCCACCTCCGCCATACGTGTACAGCtccccaccacctccaccatacTATTCTCCGTCGCCAAAGGTTGACTACAAGTCTCCACCACCGCCATATGTCTACAGCtccccaccacctccaccatacTACTCGCCTTCCCCAAAAGTTTACTACAAgtctccaccacctccaccatatGTCTACAAAATGCCCTactactaa
- the LOC106376186 gene encoding E3 ubiquitin ligase PARAQUAT TOLERANCE 3-like, which yields MAIYYKFKSAKAYDTISMDGPFISVGFLKEKIYETKHLGSGKDLDIVISNAQTNEEYLDEAMLIPKNTSVLIRRVPGRPRIRVINQQEPRVEEKVENVQTEMNNHIAADASAAEDEFDEFGNDFYSVPAATAVNYSNPGPDPAPADEKVDEETKLKALIDTPALDWQQQSADGYGPGRGYGRGMSGRTGGRGFGNGMERKTPPPGYICHRCNVPGHFIQHCPTNGDPTYDVKRVKPPTGIPKSMLVATPDGSYSLPSGAVAVLKPNEDAFEKEMEGLRSVTRSVGELPPELKCPLCKEVMRDAALTSKCCYQSFCDKCIRDHIIAKSMCVCGATNVLADDLLPNKTLRDAINRIMESGNSSAENAGGMCQVQDMESARCLAPKVLSPTTSAASKGEKKPAPSNNIETSPLKPPVEVAEITSAPKVSEEIVKADKPVDASESLNGKEAVVSQVNTQAPKEETQQQAVPGDQGKKKKKKPRMPGPDMQWNPMQHPAGPDYMMPPPMGPGPSNHFFNGVQPGFNGFQPGFNGFHPGLNGFTGPYPGGMPPYVGYGLGPMDMYGGMLHPDPFAAQGFGFPNIPPPHRDLAEMGNRMNVQRPMMPGREEFEARKAEMKRKRENERRSEGGNVLREGEKSRMMNNNSADSSSPMKPKSGHGPPPPIPDYDRRRRSERLSSERQSSRPRVSSPSRVSSKKSEHDHHRSRRDDDRSRERHRDDDQSRERHRDDDKSRERHRESDRKHRKRSDMPSSEPTSEFVDNHKSGVFSRISFPEGASSGKQRKTSKSSPAPPETSTAAAVSSTRCHSGGERESAEYESSDDEDRHFKRKPSRYYERSPSVADSDVGDEHFRRSKRSKGERWRA from the exons ATGGCAATTTATTACAAGTTTAAGAGTGCCAAGGCTTATGATACCATCTCCATGGATGGTCCTTTTATATCAGTTGGTTTTCTCAAAGAGAAAATTTACGAAACTAAGCATTTGGGCAGTGGTAAAGACCTTGACATTGTCATCTCTAATGCCCAAACTAACGAAG AATATCTGGATGAAGCAATGTTaatcccaaagaatacttctGTCCTAATTCGCCGGGTCCCTGGACGCCCTCGCATCAGGGTTATCAACCAACAAGA GCCGAGAGTGGAGGAGAAAGTGGAAAATGTTCAGACTGAAATGAACAATCATATTGCTGCCGATGCATCTGCT GCTGAAGATGAGTTTGACGAGTTTGGGAATGATTTTTATTCAGTTCCTGCTGCCACAGCTGTCAATTATAGTAACCCAGGTCCTGATCCTGCACCAGCCGATGAGAAAGTAGATGAAGAAACCAAACTCAAGGCGTTGATAGACACTCCAGCATTAGACTGGCAGCA ACAAAGTGCAGATGGTTATGGCCCGGGCAGAGGTTACGGGAGGGGTATGTCTGGAAGGACGGGTGGACGCGGTTTTGGGAATG GAATGGAAAGGAAAACGCCGCCACCAGGATATATATGCCATCGTTGCAATGTTCCTG GACATTTTATTCAGCACTGCCCTACAAATGGCGATCCTACATATGATGTTAAGAGAGTTAAACCACCTACTGGTATTCCCAAGTCTATGCTTGTGGCGACCCCAGATGGCTCTTATTCTTTGCCAAGTGGCGCAGTTGCAGTTTTGAAACCAAACGA GGATGCGTTTGAGAAGGAAATGGAGGGGTTGCGGTCAGTAACACGTTCTGTGGGGGAGCTTCCTCCTGAGCTAAAATGCCCCTTATGCAAAGAAGTGATGAGAGATGCTGCCCTGACGAGTAAATGCTGTTACCAGAGCTTCTGTGACAAGT GTATCAGAGATCACATAATTGCAAAGTCAATGTGTGTTTGTGGAGCCACCAATGTACTAGCTGATGATCTTCTACCAAACAAGACCCTCAGGGATGCTATAAACCGTATCATGGAGTCTGGTAACAGTAGTGCTGAGAACGCTGGCGGCATGTGTCAAGTCCAAG ATATGGAGTCTGCACGTTGCCTAGCTCCAAAGGTTCTGTCTCCTACTACATCTGCTGCATCTAAAGGGGAAAAGAAACCAGCTCCTAGTAACAACATTGAGACTTCACCTCTAAAGCCGCCAGTAGAAGTAGCGGAGATCACAAGTGCTCCTAAGGTGTCTGAAGAAATAGTTAAAGCGGATAAACCAGTTGATGCATCCGAAAGCTTGAATGGCAAGGAAGCAGTAGTTTCACAGGTGAATACGCAAGCTCCCAAGGAAGAAACACAGCAGCAGGCTGTTCCCGGGGATCAAG gaaaaaagaagaaaaagaaacctCGGATGCCTGGACCCG ACATGCAATGGAACCCCATGCAGCATCCAGCAGGCCCCGACTATATGATGCCGCCACCGATGGGTCCAGGTCCAAGTAATCATTTTTTCAATGGTGTGCAACCGGGCTTTAACGGCTTTCAACCAGGGTTCAATGGCTTTCATCCTGGTCTCAATGGCTTTACAGGCCCTTATCCTGGCGGTATGCCTCCTTATGTCGGTTATGGATTAGGCCCCATGGACATGTATGGGGGTATGTTGCATCCAGATCCTTTTGCTGCACAGGGCTTTGGGTTCCCTAACATACCACCACCTCATAG GGACCTTGCGGAGATGGGGAATCGTATGAATGTCCAACGTCCTATGATGCCTGGGAGAGAGGAATTCGAAGCTAGGAAAGCTGAGATGAAACGAAAGCGTGAAAACGAGAGACGGTCGGAAGG AGGGAATGTCTTGAGGGAAGGTGAGAAGAGCAGAATGATGAATAACAACTCGGCAGACTCTTCCTCACCCATGAAGCCAAAATCT GGACATGGACCTCCGCCTCCGATCCCTGATTACGACCGTCGTCGGCGATCGGAGAGATTATCATCAGAGCGTCAGTCATCTCGGCCAAGGGTCAGCTCGCCCTCTCGAGTATCTAGCAAGAAATCTGAGCATGATCATCACCGCAGCCGCCGGGATGATGATCGAAGTCGCGAACGCCACCGGGACGATGATCAAAGCCGGGAACGCCACCGGGATGATGATAAAAGCCGAGAGCGTCACAGGGAATCTGATCGTAAACACCGTAAGAGATCGGACATGCCATCATCGGAGCCAACTTCAGAGTTCGTTGATAACCACAAGTCCGGCGTATTCTCTAGGATAAGCTTTCCAGAGGGGGCATCTTCAGGCAAACAACGTAAAACGTCAAAGTCTTCTCCCGCGCCGCCAGAGACCTCGACGGCTGCCGCCGTTTCATCGACTCGTTGTCATAGTGGTGGGGAAAGAGAGTCGGCAGAATACGAATCCAGTGATGATGAAGACAGGCATTTCAAGAGGAAGCCGTCAAGGTACTACGAGCGGTCTCCATCGGTGGCAGATTCCGATGTCGGTGACGAGCATTTCCGTCGTTCGAAGCGATCAAAAGGAGAAAGGTGGCGCGCTTGA
- the LOC106376184 gene encoding extensin-2-like has product MRSPKIMGLGHCMVYVVVFSAIVAAAYPYESPPTTQKYPPVHKTKSPYPPKMNSPYYSAPPSPPPQYRRQGPKYTPHPKPYIYSSPPPSSYYSPSPKVEYKSPPPPYVYSSPPPPPYYSPSPKVDYKSPPPPYVYSSPPPPPYYSPSPKVEYKSPPPPYVYNSPPPPPYYSPSPKAEYKSPPPPYVYSSPPPPPYYSPSPKVEYKSPQPPYVYSSPPPPPYYSPSPKVDYKSPPPPYVYSSPPPPPYYSPSPKVDYKSPPPPYVCSSPPPPPYYSPSPKVDYKSPPPPPPYYSPSPKFEYKSPPPPYVYSSPPPPPYYSPSPKVEYKSPPPPYVYNSPPPPPYYSPSPKVDYKSPPPPYVYSSPPPPPYYSPSPKVYYKSPPPPYVYSSPPPPPYYSPSPKMVYKSPPPPYVYSSPPPPPYYSPSPKVNYKSPPPPYVYSSPPPPPYYSPSPKVNYKSPPPPYVHSSPPPPPFYSPSPKAEYKSPPPPYVYSSPPPPPYYSPSPKVDYKSPPPPYVYSSPPPPPYYSPSPKVYYKSPPPPPYVYKMPYY; this is encoded by the coding sequence ATGAGATCCCCAAAAATTATGGGATTAGGGCATTGCATGGTTTATGTTGTGGTCTTTAGCGCCATCGTAGCTGCAGCTTACCCTTATGAATCTCCCCCAACAACACAGAAATATCCCCCAGtccataaaaccaaatcaccATATCCCCCCAAAATGAATTCCCCATATTACTCGGCACCACCATCTCCTCCACCACAATATAGAAGACAAGGCCCTAAATATACCCCACATCCAAAACCATATATCTACAGTTCTCCACCACCTTCGTCATACTACTCTCCTTCCCCGAAGGTCGAATACAAATCTCCACCACCGCCTTACGTCTACAGCtccccaccacctccaccatacTACTCTCCTTCCCCGAAGGTAGACTACAAGTCTCCACCACCGCCATATGTATACAGCTCTCCACCACCGCCACCATACTATTCTCCTTCCCCGAAGGTAGAGTACAAGTCTCCGCCACCACCATACGTTTACAActctccaccacctccaccatacTACTCTCCTTCTCCTAAGGCCGAGTAcaaatctccaccaccaccatatgtctacAGCTCCCCACCACCTCCGCCATACTACTCTCCTTCACCAAAAGTAGAGTACAAATCTCCACAACCTCCATACGTCTACAGCtccccaccacctccaccatacTACTCTCCTTCCCCAAAAGTCGACTACAAGTCTCCACCACCGCCATACGTCTACAGctctccaccacctccaccatacTACTCTCCTTCCCCGAAGGTAGACTACAAGTCTCCACCACCGCCATACGTATGCAGCTCTCCACCACCGCCACCATACTACTCTCCTTCCCCGAAGGTAGACTACAAGTCCCCACCACCACCCCCACCATACTACTCTCCTTCTCCTAAGTTCGAATAcaaatctccaccaccaccatacgtGTACAGCTCCCCACCACCTCCGCCATACTACTCTCCTTCTCCGAAGGTAGAGTACAAGTCTCCACCACCTCCATACGTCTACAACtccccaccacctccaccatacTACTCTCCTTCCCCAAAAGTTGACTACAAGTCTCCACCGCCACCATACGTCTACagctcaccaccaccaccaccatactactctcCTTCCCCGAAGGTATACTACAAGTCTCCGCCACCGCCATACGTATACAGCtccccaccacctccaccatacTACTCTCCTTCGCCAAAGATGGTCTACAAGTCTCCACCACCGCCATACGTCTACAGCtccccaccacctccaccatacTATTCTCCTTCCCCGAAGGTAAACTAcaaatctccaccaccaccatacgtctacagctccccaccacctccaccatacTATTCTCCATCCCCGAAGGTAAACTACAAGTCTCCACCACCGCCATACGTCCACAGCTCACCACCTCCTCCACCATTCTACTCTCCTTCCCCGAAGGCCGAATACAAGTCTCCACCTCCGCCATACGTGTACAGCtccccaccacctccaccatacTATTCTCCGTCGCCAAAGGTTGACTACAAGTCTCCACCACCGCCATATGTCTACAGCtccccaccacctccaccatacTACTCGCCTTCCCCAAAAGTTTACTACAAgtctccaccacctccaccatatGTCTACAAAATGCCCTactactaa